The region GTAATAtgacatttttaaaataatattgttcACAATAATACACGTTGCTTACTTGCGGCATAGTCATagtaaaaattacaaatatagtTTAGAGCAAGAATAAGTATTTTTCTAAGGTGACTAATTTTTGTTCCGTTTaggataattattaatattataacgataGAATCTTACCTCGTTTTGTCCCTGTGAAGTGCCTTGAGGTCGTCCGCTTTCGGCAACCGAAATCCCATTTTCGGTATCGTAGCTAAACGTGTAAGTTCCATCTGGATAGGTATCTTTCTGTTGACTACGTATGGCTATAAACCTCCCAGGGCTATCGCAAAAGAGATAGGTATTTTATTATGCGGAAATTTAAATACGATCCAAGTGCatttaaaaagtaatataaaagaAGAGCTATATGTTATATTAATGTCGTTATATGCCTTTTTATTTGTGACAGTTTGATAGCTATATGTTTATAAATTATCCCATTATTGACTAAAAAATGAACATTAATATTTGTAAGATAAAAGATGTTATGCTCAAGAATATTAGtgtaatatttgatatttattattattagacaGTACTGTTGAATCGTAATGTCATGTAAATGCATACCTATACTGGGGTGTATATTGTGGTTGAACCGTTGGTTGATAGGCTGGCCTAGGTGTCGGTCGATAAGCATTTTGATTTGGGAAACCGCGAAACGCACCATATTGTCCTAAAGCGCAGCCAAATAAAGTGAACGCCAATAACTGAAATCGTTAACAATTCGAATATCAACTTTTCCAAGTTAACGTCATAAAGcctgttaattttattatagagATACCGTCTGATTGCATATTTCATGTTGTTAATAGATTAACAAAACTTGTGGTACCATTAAAATCgttttacaacgttatatcgctataactTGTATCATATTTTAGCAATTTACGGTGCAAGATAACGACGCTATGATAATCAAATATTGTTATGATATAATTTcgcataaataaagaaatttcgCCGAGGAAAACGAAATTTGTCAAAAAAACTTTTGTTCTATAACCACGCGATCAGGTTGCATGTAACTAACTAAATATTTAaggtaaaaaatataaaactgcAAAGAAACTATAATCAGTTCTATGCGACGTAATGAAATAATGTAATACCTTGTAAACTgatttatacatgtatattaacaattataatttttgaatattgtaaattcttttattattgaattattttattgaaaatcttGTTCACTTTAATTTTAAATCACTAATATATTGATAGACGTGTAAAACGAGCACTCACTATACGCTGCATGATGATGGTTGCTGTGTGTCGTCGCTTTGAACAAGACCGAATCTGCAGTATCGTGTACAAGTACCTACTGCCAGCATTTATATGAAGACGCGCAAGAAGATTTTCCCTTCCCATTGCCTCTGTTCATATGTCTAACCATTCTCCTCATAGTTACTCGCCCTCACAATTTTGCCCCACCTCAGTTATGTTCCCGATCATCTTACATGCTAGAATTAATGTTTCTTTACGCAAATCTTTTCAGAACGAGTGTCAGTCAATTGCAATTTGTTTGTCATTTACATATATGCGTATCTATTGCTTTTATCGAGACATTTATCAGCAATTACGTAGTCGGACCtgctatattatatattttgtacaacTTTCATATTTATGACTaatacttttataataatttcatatttttccgtTATTTCtgtaatttggaatttttattaaagaTTTATGACAATAATATACAAGATTATGACAAGGGTGGGCTTCGTCTCAGTAAGTATAGATGAGCATTTCATTACTTGGCATTTCTAAGACTTGTTCTATTCGTATTGTAGAAGATCATTTTGCACAATACTTGGCCTTGTTTTATATTTCGATAAAcaaactattattattataaagcgaaataaagtataaatagaatataataatgtatatatatgttaaaTAAGAATTTTATTATAGATGATATTACAGAATGAATGTTTCGTTAAAAcggaaaagaaatataaatataaatataaatataaatataaatataaatataaatataaatataaatatatatatacacacagacaatatacaatatgcataataatatatatatatatatataattattgttgatacctatatatataataataataattgttattatttattttcttgatATGTACaacaaaaattttgaaattgaaaatgctACGCTTTGTATCGTAATTTCGTTATTAGTCGTTAAAACGGGTTCGAGTCGTTATAGCAAAAGGTCGTTCCAAGATATAGAAGATTGTAACCTTACTTTCTAGTACATCCTTTCTAGGTTGTAAATGTACCTTTTAGAATGTAAAATCCCTTAATCAAAGATGCATAATGGCAAGATAAAGGAGAACAAAAGCAATAGATGACTACAAAGATACGTCGACGAACCAATAACGTTTTATCGTTTTTCTATGTTTcctgtgatttattattatatatattacatatataatataaactcatgaaataatcaaattttttaaacgagtaaattttcatttattacgTATAATATCTATATACTATACATAATGTGTAATTTCATgcaatttcaatataaatactTATTTTGTTAATGTTAAAATATCGAAAACCAGTGATCAAAATAGAGCACATTTGTAACATTTGTACTATGCTCTTGAtggtttacagtttatgcaaTCTTATTGCTTTTCAGTAAGACCACACCTAAGGCCACCAATTTTGCTTAATCTGCACATTATGTGTAGTTGCAGGTATATACACATCATACATTATCAAAGTAAAGAAAAGTACGAAATATCATATGGTGCGCATGAAAAAATGAACACGCCATTTGTGAGCAGATTGTAGAACTgaatgtaaatgtaaatgtacTTGTAACagttgaataataattttaactttttattttttgtctATTTCGCAGTAATTACTGTAACGACATTCTTAATTTTCAAATGTGTAATATTGTATTGAATCGATAGAGATGAAAGACGATGTAAAAGGTATAAGGAAAAGATGTAAGTGtaaaaggaaaatgcaaaacaAAATCTTTTTGCCTAAGGCTTCGTTTTTGAGAAAGTAGATTTTGAAAATGTTAGGTATAAAGTGTTACCAACTTTACTGAAATAatctatatacgtacatataatacatacatacatatatatgtatatttctgtTGCGATAGTTGTCATAATCTGTAAGTAATATCTTCAACTTTTAACAAATTATTTCAGTACCTAGATAGAAGACAAATAATGACATACACGTATGTGATTTTTCAATTGAACGAGGAGTTTGATAGGATTTTGGTAATTCtgaaaaaattgaataaaaatcgACTCTCGAATAAAGAGCTATTTTAAGGATAAAAGGAGCAACACGTCAAAGTACGCGTGTTTTTTGGTGGCAAAATGATCAATTCTAGCAATTTATACGTTTattttaatacgttataattgAAGAAATTACTAAAAAGAAATGATCTTTTGCCTTATTGTGTACTTTCTACTATGCTTTTCTCAAATGTCGATGACCCAAGGGGAAAGATGTTATTCCTACACCACCTACTATATGGCAccttatatgtataattattttattacatgtTACAACGAATATAACGACCGAGAAATAGTTATCTGTAATCAAAAGCATCAAATGACCAGTAATTTGAGTAAGAACTGATTTATTTAGATTTCTAGAGAATTTACATCGATGCagtgaaaatataatttaagagTTGTTATGTCTCCAAGTTATGTCTAAGGAGTGAAGATAATATGTATAGTACTCTTGCCAAAGGAAAGTACTTATACATCCATTCCAGAGTCTATGATAATTCTCTGTTGCTTTGAGAAATTAGATTTATGAATTAAAGACTCAAGTTTCTTTaacaaaatatgtaaatattgataaatttcaattattaatttaataataacgaTATTATATATGATTTTATTCGAACATATCCTTAAGCAGATTTTTAACTTACGTACTTGAATGTCCATAACTGAACTCGAAACTTGTTTTTTACAATCTTGTTTAGTTTTACCTTGAAATAGTAATACTTTGACTGTAAATATTTATGCATAGAACGATTGGAATATAAATTTCTCATTACACGAAAAACTAactaagataaaataaaagtacaAGTTTCGAATTCTCTAAAGTAAACATTGACtttattatttacatatgtTGACTTTATGAAATTGAAATAatctatatatgttatatcaataataatttatatcacTATACGTTGCTACTACAtacttttctttattattttcctgTATCCATGTATATTTTAAACACTTTAGATTAGAATATATGTCAAGATTCAGGAAAGAATTCGTTTCATCGTTTCATCCAACGAATATAAAGAATTGTGCCTCTAGTTTAAAAAAGGAGCAAGATGCAGTAACGTGTAAATTTTGTACTTTATTTTCCAAAtcgtaaaaatttaatttaaaaatataattaagagACTAAAATGTCGATCATCGGATAGACAGATTTCAGCTAATCAGCGATTAACATTGTTTAAAAGCGATAGATGATTTGTCCCTTGTATGTAAACGAGATCGAAGGAGAATCAGAAAGTGAAAAAAGATCTATGTCGACCTATTGGAGAAACGGAttggaaagaaaaatagaagcTATTTAAGGTTGTGTAGAGACGATCAGTTTGCATAATTCCTAGATACAGTTGATCTGGGAGGACCCCGTAGGTATGCGCTTCTATCCGTATCTTTATGAGACGGTAAGATATACTTGAGATGATGGGGCATACCTCGGCTGACGTGGTTAATAAAACGAGAAAGGTCAGACTGGATCCGAATAACTTTCAAGATCTAGCGGCCACGCCGTAGCATAGAGTATTTTACCTTAATTAGATTAGATCCTCCTATAAATCATGAAATTTTTCCATTTTACTGGATCACTTGCACATTTATTTCACTGCTGGGCTTATACGTATGTGTGCATTATtgcatatatggtatatgcgtAGATATTATATCTTGTTTCGAGTCAGCTGGGTAAATTGGAATAATTTgccaattaattaatataagaaAATAAGTTTTTAATTTGCGATTTCTAATTGAGAGTCTCGTGTAAAAGGAATAAATAGTAAATAACAAACGTAAGGCAACATTTTGttacaatattataattaaagacACGCAATGTAGCAGAAAAACTAAGAGTTTACAAAACATTGACGTTATTAGAAACATTAACTACTTTGCTCGAGTATGAAAGTAAATCCACATATAAAAATTCTTATATGCAAGAAATTCCATTTGTTGGCCCTTTCCTTATGTTTACCTTGAAATGATAAATGACTATTACACGTGTTAACGACGAAGGAATTAATATGtcctttatattttaaattttattgctGACCGCGCATCGCTTTGGCATAAACAAACATTGATAATATTCATTATGACAAAGTTTATTATTTAGCTACAACGTGTATCAACGGATTTTTAGCATCTTTGTACATTTTACGCTTAACTAGACACAAATAACGATCAGTTATCCAGATCTgttattatgttttattttgTATACAAGCACATTTAATTAAGTTAATTTGcatatataattaaaatgtttatgttatgttaatattcatatagcaatttatatcatataattatataaatattaaatctccgatatttatagatatataaacACGTTGTTGAGAACGTAGTGAGATTTGTTCGAAgatataatacaaataaaatatcagGGAAGAGATTGGAAAGTAAACGACACTTTaagagaaatttttaaatttaaggtGAACATTGAATTTGAAAACAGATTGTACTATTACCTAGCAGAAAATGAAGAATATTTTGGAAACGAATCTTACGAATATTATGCGAAACTATCGTGATTCTTCAAGTAGTAGAAAAGTAGCGTATAAAAGTAGCATCTAACGAATACTAGAAAAATTAAAGCAATTTTGTTTGCATCGTGTAATTCTCCATCCTCTACCTTCGAAGCAGTAAAAcagaaatacatttttattttatcatacaTCTTTATGAagtttttcctctctttccgtAGAATGATAATTCGTAAAGAAAAGATACAATTTccatttgaaaaaagaaagtcAACCTCCAAGTAATCTCGAAGACGAGTAGCAAATAAGAAACAGATAGGACAGTTGTATTCCCCTCTTGAAACTGTGAAACTTTTATAATCCATTCTGTTATTCTTGGTACTGTTGTTATGAATTCCGACTTTCTGTCAGCATTGCAGTTCATCAGGTAGTCACATTGATACTGGCATGCACCTGGAAAAACACTTTTTTACGTAGGTGGGGTTGTTCCGGATCGATGATCAGGATGACGAGGACCTTCAATTGCGAGTTCAAGATCGTTGATCCAAATCACTTCCGGTTAGGACGATAAGCTAACGGTATTTTTAATTGGTTAGCTAATCAATTAAAAGACTGGAACAGGGTGCACTATACATCGTTCAGATGAAAATCCGTATCCACGTTGATGTTGTTTGAGCGATTCATGATCTCTGTATCGTTTCCCTCTATTTCCGGAAGTCCAGGTCGATATCATATCGATATCGGTGCGACACCTTGATGAAGCACTGCCGCGACTGTGAAACGTCGGAATGTTTTTCCTTTTGGACACGGCTATTTTTTGGAAGCTTTAAACAACGTTAGACGAAGCAGTGTtaaatacgtataatagccgTGAAAACATCGAGACTCTCGTTCGATCATCTTTTGTATCCAatatttttctcgaaaatacGTCACACATcacaaatatgtaatatatcaGTTTATATATTTGTACTTAAAAGTAAAGGAAGCTGTAAACACAATTGTCGGATATTGacgttaaaaaatatgtattcTATTCGAAGCAGCAAAGCAAATCGAATGTGTTACACAGTGCAGAAAAGAGTCGATGTTGCAATAATATTTACGAAAAACAGATTTTAGTGATACATTTATGATCGCGTACATTCTCTTTTACAtacttttttgtttttgtttttagtTCTATTGTCGCTTCCAATTTGACCTTTATTGGTTGCAGTTATAAAATTGTTTTCCCCTTGTTTTTTTAATGCTTTATATTCGTGAAAATCTTCTGAAACTCTACTTTCACATTTTTGTTTTAAACACCATCTAAAATTTGACGTGGACGCAGACGAACCTTCAATTTCGACACATTGCTGGGACTATACCTTTTATCGACAGTTTTTCTAGCACAATATCGTAAAATGTACCACTTAGTGTCATGTTAATGCTGTgtcgaataatttatttctgcCTCGCACTCCTTTTTCCATTCTGTTTATGTTTTGCAAATCATCATTATCGAACTGTAGCACTTGTTAACAATATCTACTTTGTTCAACAACGTTCTTCATTATGTTGCTTATAGAACGCAAATCGAATAGAACTAAGAATAAAAAGTGTAATACAAACAGAATAGAACACTATAAAATAAGCATTGCTGTTGAAGTAATCGTTAGTGACGATATATGTTACAAAAATGTTGTGACTTTGGAATGAAAGTTCCATATCGCTATAgctagaaaatattttcaaagtgAAGTCAAATAACAAATATCTAAATTCCAAACAAAATAAGAAATGatcgaataatttatttttcaaatatattgtTACTTAAACGAAATCATCGAAAATGATAGAGTAACTAAAAGAAGAGCAAATAACAAATGGAATAAAAATTTCGTTTGAATAAAGGTTTATTTCAATAATGCTGAATCTGAAAAGGGTCTTTTCCGTCGAAACAAGAGGAATTATGGAATGATCAGTCCGTTTTTTGGCGCGACTTTAGTTATCGGCACGACGAGTTCCTACTCGTGCGAGTACTAGGGCATGCGATAGTTTGATCGAAAGCTTATGCCTCAAGGATAACGTTAAtaatcgataataataaatcgAAAGGCGTGCAAAGAGACTATCGGATCGGCTGCGTCCGTGTATACTAATTTACTTTTCTTAATATATCGTAAACTATGAATCTGCTGTACTTCGGACCACCACCATTTTAATCCTGAAAACACAAGCTTTCGACAAAAATATTGCACGCCCTCCTACTCGTTGTCTCATTGACTAAAGCAAAGCCCGCTTCTTCAAGCTTACCCCATTATATTGGTATAGCGCGCGAACACAACTGTGTACTTTGCACAACTGTGCGAACAATAACCATTATACTTGGCAAACTATCATATTTACTTGTCTGGCAGGATGGACATTTGTGAACAGCGAGCAGCACGTCAGCAAACAGCAGACGGTACTCGCTCAGGAGCTGGTATGTTGAAGAACTTATTAACGTCGTtgaatctttctttttatttttaaaagtgAGAATGcaggaaaaagagaagaaagttcCGGGTAATCTATTCTCGAGAGGCGGACTGCTCGCTGATCTTAATCACCTTGAAATATACTCTTCGAACCATCATTCTGAACAATTTCTGCCTGTACATGTTATTGCTCCTCGACCTTACCTTTAGagatatttacaaaaattccaTCACACTTCATTTTGTCACCTATTTAGGTAGACATATTTTTACGTAGTCCAATCTAAATTTAACTCCTTTGGCCGACTATTTATCGTTTTTTACCTTCACCGTTCCTTCATTGATCTCCTTTTCTACATCGCCGTGTGAAGCGTGACTGACGTATATAGACACTCTTGTATTTTTTTACGATCGATTGTTTTTCGGTCGGTCGACTGCTGTGTGACATGCAGCTAGCACATAGAACTACGCGAGTGACAGCGATAGATTGTAGCCAACGAACGGCGCTTTCAGCGTTAGATATACGTGCTCTCAGCGTGCATATACACTTTATATCGGTTAAGGACAGGATAGACGTGGTATTAAATGGAATTTTTTGTCTCAGATTTTGAAATACCGACGTGGAAAAAAATCAGAATTTCGTCTTTGTTTGTTAAActctcgaaaaaaaaaaaaaaactatcacCCTACTGACAATGAGAGCTACTGGCAGCGATAGACTCCAACTTGATTTAAACGAGTACGCACTATTACCGTTTTGGTTTATAAAGTATTCTCATATAAAGTATTTCATATGAAAGTTGTTTTATTCGATAGGGAAATGTAATATAGTATTTGGATATTTCAAAGAATCGATAGTTTTAGAGATTTCAATATCAACATAATTTTTCTAAATGGAAACGCacacttttattattattaatttgttattgCAAGACGAGCAAACAAGCTATGTGACATTGCTATGCAAATATGCAACCCTCCTATtaggaataaaataaaaatctgcCAAACCGCAGTCGttcatttacatatatatatgtcggagatgtagggacatcggacctttctttaggaagatccccaatacttgggctcgaggcgacataACTGGTccccgaacgtagccacggtcacgggatgaacgaaatgtcttacagaggaagtatcgatgttgagggacacgctgtatTAACAATTAAGTCCCGGTCAGGAACGATGTTGgtttacgcgggactgcctagtaacggcgcttgggaatttgttgatattcccgatcaatatgtaattgacaaatgtgaccgtatctgtcttttattttgcaatcaccttggagagtttactgttatCGTCTTGGcagtcagtctgaaagtaaTCCAGCGTCTGAGTTAGagttaacgtgtctgcgtgctatCAAATATATTCTAACGTACAAAGAGTTTTCCCGtcgaccgtggattcgttattgaacccaagAACATTGTCAAAAGCATCCGttatacttattgtttgttaaactagttaaccgttaaactaattattcgcTAAATTTTGtaaagatatatttatttgtGTAAATGCAATCTTTGTTGTACATCACGATGGCAAATTCTGTTGAGAAATGctaagttggtatgaccgctagttactaaagggttactagggttatgttggtacgattcctaacgacgctcttttgtcttaggagtcgaccacgtgttaattgctaagacgcatccTGTGTGATTAGACGCCtgctgtgtgatttggcgttttgtataagaaagaaaataaaaggtgtgataaccaatccgagtgaaTCAGCTTGAtcatcaaccccaacctatataaaataacaaattctaATGAAGAATTATCGCGCGCCCGAAATCCTAACGAAATCCcgacgtatatatatatgtacattaagCAACTGCTGATGACCGAAATTTGTATCGTATTTAATGTATGCATATTTAATGTCatgtatttataatttgttCCAGAAGAAGCTGGCTCAACATCACGGATGGCTATATCTTCTTGGATTTTAGCAGGACGTTTTTCATTCGCCTTGTTATGACATACTTATAGCAAGGAAAATAACGTAATTAAAAAGGGTGGTTGGATGCCAGTGAAAGAATAAAACACTGTTGATACTAGTAGGGCGTCAGTCGGATTATACAAGCATATGCGCGAGTGTGTAATTTGATTCATGATTATTAGATAAGAATTGGGCCATTCATTATTTTTCGGTTATACTAGTGCAAACTAATTTATCGACGAATGGATTCGTATATTTAATAtgacttttattttttttttaaatcaagaAAGTAGTTTTTCGCTAAGATCATCGAAGGATGTTTTTAAAATTATGCTTCTTTCCCATTTATGTCATGACATATGGAAATTACAAATGATTCTTTATTTTGCAATTCTTTCCGAATTGCAGTACGAGATTTTTGAAACATTCCAAAACTGGCATTCGTTTGTAACATTGCGGTGGTACAACAATCGTTTTATTCGAAACGAATGAAAGAATACTTTTGTCGGCTCGTTGTTGTATACGGCACATCTCGGCATATCTCGTGTAGGAAATTCCTACTAGGAATGGATTTTTAAAGATTAAAACAAACGGCGATATCAATATCATTTTATGGGGAATCGGCAATAGTCATAGAAGTATAAAGAGAAAGACATAAGCTACATAGAGGCCGTTTGTGTCCTTGTTTAATAACTCATGCACATTCGTAAAATAAATGTGTAACTGTAACACCGTTCAAAGAGCGGCGTCAGCGTGCATATCGGATTAGACAAGCATGAAAAAGACCCACTTACGCGGTAACGCATCACTCGCGTACTCTATTTTTATATCTCTATCGAAAGCAGGCGAAAAGCGGAGAGGCGGTTTCCTAAATTATTTTTTACGGCGATCTCCAATTTGAACTTAATTGGCAAGTGAATTGTACataaaaatgatacatattCGCGATTAAATCTCAAAGAATATAATaacttttttacatttttaaaaatgAACGTTTCCAAATAAGCAGGTGACATACGATTCTGACAGAATTCATCTGTGATCCGTCCGTGAAAAATCAAAGAACGATTAAGTTATTCACAATTTTGTTAATTACTCAAAAgcgtaaattataattttttaatttgtcacAGAATCTTTCTAAAAGTACGTACGTATTGCAGTTGAAACTAGTAGCCCCAATgaacaaaacaaaacaaaacaatCAATTAGTTGAAACCTGGAAGATGCGATGTAAAGTAAGTAAAAGCTTCAACGACATCATAGTAATTACAgtttcgtatatatatattataatgttaattatattaataaattatgtaatatttaaCATATTTGAATACGAAATTTCAATCCGAAATTCGCGTTATACGAAACACAGTACTGGTGCAAGAAAGGAAGGGTTAGGTTCCaacaattaataaaaataaataaattattgattTTCATAACTAagagatatatttttattaaaaagatcGATAACTAATCGAAAGTACTACATTCCACACGGTATTATTTATGTCAGTTATAAAAGATGTGGTCGACTTTTTATCCGTAAAGCTTCGAGTTGCTACTTCTCTATAGCGAAACAGTTTTCAAATGCACAGGATTAATATTCCACAAATTAATAccgaattaaaaaattcaatattCCATAATTTTGTATGCAGATCCGAGACAATGCGCACCTTTGCTCGAATGAAATATACCGAATGACGCAATCTAAGTGCCTGCATTAAAGAATTCTCATTGCCTTTTTGTACGGGGATTTCCCCAATTCTCAGAACGTGTTAGAGCAAATTCGTGTTGTATGTAAGAGTACCGTGTTATACGACGGATATCTATAATAAAGTATACGTTATATTTAGAAGAAACACGATAAAAAGTTAGAAAAAGTAAAAGGTTAATTGTTACTTTTAATTAATGTATTACGTTTCGTATATATTCATTCGTATTGTCGTTCGTATGTACAGTTTTGTTCTTACATTGGGAAATTCAATAGAATTCGatgtgtttctttttttacgGCATTAGCCTTCTAACAGAATAGAATTGCCAAGGTGTGATCAGGAAGATCTTTAGTGAGAGATTCTCAGGAGCGATGAATCGAACCTCGAACTCAAGCTGGTGGGTTATGAACAATGCGCGTACCAATGATGTAACAATAAATATGAAGGTGCTTTAGTTTCTGCGATTGCCTCCTGTATACAAATTATGAAATCTAACTGGCATTCAGACAACTCCTTCGTTGATGCTCtacccttcttttcttttttgttacagGTGACGAAAGACGAAAGGAATCCATCCTGTCATATTCACGCCTAGTCAACTATCAACTTATATCATCATTCTTGCTTATATTACTAGCTAAGCATTTGCGTTTCACATTTAATTTATCTCTAAATATTCTACTTTTCGTATCGATTAAAATCAAGAACATGGTTATTTTACGTGTTTCGTGTATTCATATCGACCTATTTGTAggtgtataaaataaatttacagTTCGCGAAATTTTACGGGACTTACGATCAATTTTAGAGGATCGCCAGTACTAATTTCAAGCAGTATTTGTGACTACAACATTTTTTAAAGATCAACTGTAATGTAACGATACTGAATAGAAAATGCACTCGAATAACGCGCAAAATATACTTAAATGCAATAAAAGCGCATCGCTTAAATGATATCGCTTAACTGTCGCTTATAGAATAATCATTTATTTATGCGAAAGATAGACAACACACATTAGAATAGGACGCGATTTACATTATGTAGATTCGTAGAGTATATTCGTAGAGTATATATTTTAGTAGTTTAGACCAtacattatatacattatatacattatatagttgtatatataaataaccATGCATACTCTAGAAAACGGGCATTTTACTATTACATAAACATACATGTACGTTGTATATATTATGCATGTACATGTATAATGTGTACATACACATAAAATAACGATGTCTTTTTTTCAAAGCATATACGGTTatcaatttgaaaaatgttattttgTTGTAAAAGATGTGTGTTCAGTTTTGTTCCTTACCGTATACTATAGTTTTATATTGCAGCAATATACGTAGGGTGAACTCAGAGTGGTACAACTGGTAGGAGATCGGGTTGATTGTATCTGAAAAAATaagttgaaaatataaaataccagTTTTTCATTACCGTTTTCTTGGAAACGGAGCCTGAtgaaatacattttattatatatactcGACTTACTTTTTCACATACAGTCCATACCCGGTTGTACCAGACATTTAGTCCTGCCCCGTATATATAACTATTATTAGTAACAATATGACTATGCAATTTTTCTGAAAGTAGCCTATCTATTAATTTGATACAATTGGCATATGATATAACGACATTTTTATTCGTTAATCCCTTTAAGAATGAAAATT is a window of Bombus affinis isolate iyBomAffi1 chromosome 12, iyBomAffi1.2, whole genome shotgun sequence DNA encoding:
- the LOC126922419 gene encoding endocuticle structural glycoprotein SgAbd-2-like — encoded protein: MQRILLAFTLFGCALGQYGAFRGFPNQNAYRPTPRPAYQPTVQPQYTPQYSPGRFIAIRSQQKDTYPDGTYTFSYDTENGISVAESGRPQGTSQGQNEVVQGRYSYSAPDGTPITVEYTADENGFHPQGAHLPTPPPIPEAIRRALAANPPGPDDSDYRQPYNPNLYRRY